One window from the genome of Salvelinus fontinalis isolate EN_2023a chromosome 3, ASM2944872v1, whole genome shotgun sequence encodes:
- the LOC129851334 gene encoding spidroin-2-like, whose translation MPLEVKTPGGQAPGGQAPGGQAPGDQGPPGGHCPWRSRPLEVNAPGGQGPWRLRPLEVKPWRSSPWRSCPWRLRPLEVKPLEVKPLEVMPLEVKTPGGQAPGGQAPGGQAPGGQGPPGGHCPWRSFSLEVKTPGGHAPGG comes from the exons ATGCCCCTGGAGGTTAAGACCCCTGGAGGTCAAGCCCCTGGAGGTCAAGCCCCTGGAGGTCAAGCCCCTGGAGATCAAGGCCCCCCTGGAGGTCATTGCCCCTGGAGGTCAAGACCCCTGGAGGTCAATGCCCCTGGAGGTCAAGGCCCCTGGAG GTTAAGACCCCTGGAGGTCAAGCCCTGGAGGTCAAGCCCCTGGAGGTCATGCCCCTGGAGGTTAAGACCCCTGGAGGTCAAGCCCCTGGAGGTCAAGCCCCTGGAGGTCATGCCCCTGGAGGTTAAGACCCCTGGAGGTCAAGCCCCTGGAGGTCAAGCCCCTGGAGGTCAAGCCCCTGGAGGTCAAGGCCCCCCTGGAGGTCATTGCCCCTGGAGGTCATTTTCCCTGGAGGTTAAGACCCCTGGAGGTCATGCCCCTGGAGGTTAA